The following coding sequences are from one Nilaparvata lugens isolate BPH chromosome 4, ASM1435652v1, whole genome shotgun sequence window:
- the LOC111045030 gene encoding uncharacterized protein LOC111045030 isoform X2, which produces MKNDSEHFEFICGATLVAPATVVTAARCVKESDGSLINSDLLRVGLGKSYMPWNDTNDIHAQQFEVAFVTNEGLHAILAGDKISELEKSLKFLEPLSFVFLKGRITFNSFVRPICSDSQGFNSEIEYLNATLCGWDRNTNQTSYNSIFYENEECKARIFKLKKHDAELEKEIRKFGRFCTDSVLSSESISSTRISNGNVIKSKHSTRTKSCRIPSAPNTIYFEKKTESEKENLQPNSVVDGNGAVVHIECADGARESTSWQGEHYMVCYDGQWYPPNNVCIKLCQMFNHSNSVFECTLDGEPVSCEEHMRPRTVVTRTCKPRFTFRDVSKTPPTSICKDNGNWSHTFLDCFTECGSIDHEYQSNDTELLNLVNFPWKAGVYKKKSDSDDFEFICGASLVGALFLLSAARCVRYSNGTLISNDLLRVGLGKKYMQWNDPRDIHAQIYEVSKATNPMIHAKLAGHQLTDRNKSLDSIEPWSFIFLKKKVDLNSFVRPICTVTTMRYRLYLNYTLMTSQMEYLNGTIYGWDHDGNHLSYDIKLYTNEYCITLISNSNLTNRDELENEMMKLGRFCTDRSLPDTFYGTSVIHYNATGDVYSFVGILIGIYDSISVFQGVIDLDATFAVLDYYNSFMALIALTRNHGSIY; this is translated from the exons cGGCCCGTTGTGTGAAAGAGAGTGATGGATCTCTAATAAATAGTGATTTACTAAGAGTGGGATTAGGAAAGAGTTACATGCCTTGGAATGACACTAACGATATACACGCTCAACAATTCGAA GTAGCTTTTGTTACAAACGAAGGTTTACACGCCATATTGGCCGGTGATAAAATTTCAGAATTAGAGAAATCATTGAAATTCCTTGAACCTCTGTCGTTCGTATTTTTGAAGGGGAGGATAACCTTCAATTCCTTTGTTCGTCCGATATGTAGCGATTCTCAAGGATTCAACAGCGAAATAGAATATTTGAATGCAACG ttatgCGGTTGGGATCGAAATACAAACCAGACATCATACAActcaatattttatgaaaatgaaGAATGCAAAGCTCGgattttcaaactgaaaaaacATGATGCTGAGTTGGAGAAGGAGATAAGAAAGTTTGGACGTTTCTGTACAGATA GTGTTTTATCTTCTGAATCAATATCCTCAACACGCATATCAAATGGAAATGTAATAAA ATCTAAACATTCAACTAGGACAAAATCATGTCGGATTCCATCAGCACCGAACACAATCTATTTCGAGAAGAAAACTGAATCGGAAAAAGAAAACCTACAGCCGAATTCAGTAGTGGATGGAAATGGAGCAGTGGTGCACATTGAGTGTGCTGATGGAGcaagagagagtacctcttggCAAGGAGAGCATTACATGGTCTGCTATGATGGGCAGTGGTACCCACCCAATAATGTGTGCATTA AGCTCTGTCAAATGTTCAATCATTCCAACTCTGTGTTCGAATGCACTCTGGACGGTGAACCAGTGTCATGTGAAGAGCACATGCGACCACGCACCGTCGTCACGCGAACATGTAAACCACGCTTCACCTTCCGAGACGTGTCAAAAACTCCGCCAACCAGTATTTGCAAAGATAATGGAAATTGGAGCCACACATTTCTTGATTGCTTTACTG AATGTGGTAGTATAGACCATGAGTACCAATCAAATGATACTGAGCTACTGAATCTAGTAAATTTTCCGTGGAAAGCTGGAGTTTATAAGAAGAAGAGCGACTCCGACGATTTTGAATTCATTTGTGGAGCTTCATTGGTAGGAGCGCTATTTCTTCTATCAG CCGCCCGATGTGTGAGATACAGTAATGGAACTCTAATAAGTAATGATTTACTGAGAGTGGGAttgggaaagaaatacatgCAATGGAATGATCCTCGTGATATCCATGCTCAAATATATGAA GTGTCCAAAGCTACAAACCCTATGATTCATGCAAAACTAGCTGGTCATCAACTTACGGATAGGAACAAATCCCTAGATTCTATCGAACCTTGGTCGTTCATATTTCTGAAGAAAAAAGTAGATCTTAATTCCTTTGTTCGTCCAATATGTACTGTCACTACGATGCGATATAGACTATATTTGAATTATACACTGATGACGAGTCAAATGGAATATTTGAATGGAACG ATATACGGTTGGGATCATGATGGAAATCATTTATCATACGATATTAAACTATatacaaatgaatattgtatAACTCTGATATCTAACTCTAATTTGACAAACCGAGATGAATTGGAAAATGAGATGATGAAGCTTGGACGTTTCTGTACCGACA GGTCTCTCCCGGATACTTTCTATGGCACTTCTGTTATACACTACAATGCAACAGGAGATGTTTACAGCTTTGTTGGTATTCTGATTGGCATTTATGATTCAATTAGTGTTTTTCAAGGAGTGATCGATTTGGATGCTACATTTGCAGTTCTTGACTATTACAATAGTTTTATGGCTCTAATTGCACTAACCCGGAACCATGGTAGTATCTACTGA
- the LOC111045030 gene encoding uncharacterized protein LOC111045030 isoform X1, giving the protein MKNDSEHFEFICGATLVAPATVVTAARCVKESDGSLINSDLLRVGLGKSYMPWNDTNDIHAQQFEVAFVTNEGLHAILAGDKISELEKSLKFLEPLSFVFLKGRITFNSFVRPICSDSQGFNSEIEYLNATLCGWDRNTNQTSYNSIFYENEECKARIFKLKKHDAELEKEIRKFGRFCTDSCYFEIHLHSLRFPDSSLALFPSVLSSESISSTRISNGNVIKSKHSTRTKSCRIPSAPNTIYFEKKTESEKENLQPNSVVDGNGAVVHIECADGARESTSWQGEHYMVCYDGQWYPPNNVCIKLCQMFNHSNSVFECTLDGEPVSCEEHMRPRTVVTRTCKPRFTFRDVSKTPPTSICKDNGNWSHTFLDCFTECGSIDHEYQSNDTELLNLVNFPWKAGVYKKKSDSDDFEFICGASLVGALFLLSAARCVRYSNGTLISNDLLRVGLGKKYMQWNDPRDIHAQIYEVSKATNPMIHAKLAGHQLTDRNKSLDSIEPWSFIFLKKKVDLNSFVRPICTVTTMRYRLYLNYTLMTSQMEYLNGTIYGWDHDGNHLSYDIKLYTNEYCITLISNSNLTNRDELENEMMKLGRFCTDRSLPDTFYGTSVIHYNATGDVYSFVGILIGIYDSISVFQGVIDLDATFAVLDYYNSFMALIALTRNHGSIY; this is encoded by the exons cGGCCCGTTGTGTGAAAGAGAGTGATGGATCTCTAATAAATAGTGATTTACTAAGAGTGGGATTAGGAAAGAGTTACATGCCTTGGAATGACACTAACGATATACACGCTCAACAATTCGAA GTAGCTTTTGTTACAAACGAAGGTTTACACGCCATATTGGCCGGTGATAAAATTTCAGAATTAGAGAAATCATTGAAATTCCTTGAACCTCTGTCGTTCGTATTTTTGAAGGGGAGGATAACCTTCAATTCCTTTGTTCGTCCGATATGTAGCGATTCTCAAGGATTCAACAGCGAAATAGAATATTTGAATGCAACG ttatgCGGTTGGGATCGAAATACAAACCAGACATCATACAActcaatattttatgaaaatgaaGAATGCAAAGCTCGgattttcaaactgaaaaaacATGATGCTGAGTTGGAGAAGGAGATAAGAAAGTTTGGACGTTTCTGTACAGATA GCTGTTACTTTGAGATTCATCTTCACTCTTTACGATTCCCTGACTCCTCCCTCGCTCTGTTCCCAA GTGTTTTATCTTCTGAATCAATATCCTCAACACGCATATCAAATGGAAATGTAATAAA ATCTAAACATTCAACTAGGACAAAATCATGTCGGATTCCATCAGCACCGAACACAATCTATTTCGAGAAGAAAACTGAATCGGAAAAAGAAAACCTACAGCCGAATTCAGTAGTGGATGGAAATGGAGCAGTGGTGCACATTGAGTGTGCTGATGGAGcaagagagagtacctcttggCAAGGAGAGCATTACATGGTCTGCTATGATGGGCAGTGGTACCCACCCAATAATGTGTGCATTA AGCTCTGTCAAATGTTCAATCATTCCAACTCTGTGTTCGAATGCACTCTGGACGGTGAACCAGTGTCATGTGAAGAGCACATGCGACCACGCACCGTCGTCACGCGAACATGTAAACCACGCTTCACCTTCCGAGACGTGTCAAAAACTCCGCCAACCAGTATTTGCAAAGATAATGGAAATTGGAGCCACACATTTCTTGATTGCTTTACTG AATGTGGTAGTATAGACCATGAGTACCAATCAAATGATACTGAGCTACTGAATCTAGTAAATTTTCCGTGGAAAGCTGGAGTTTATAAGAAGAAGAGCGACTCCGACGATTTTGAATTCATTTGTGGAGCTTCATTGGTAGGAGCGCTATTTCTTCTATCAG CCGCCCGATGTGTGAGATACAGTAATGGAACTCTAATAAGTAATGATTTACTGAGAGTGGGAttgggaaagaaatacatgCAATGGAATGATCCTCGTGATATCCATGCTCAAATATATGAA GTGTCCAAAGCTACAAACCCTATGATTCATGCAAAACTAGCTGGTCATCAACTTACGGATAGGAACAAATCCCTAGATTCTATCGAACCTTGGTCGTTCATATTTCTGAAGAAAAAAGTAGATCTTAATTCCTTTGTTCGTCCAATATGTACTGTCACTACGATGCGATATAGACTATATTTGAATTATACACTGATGACGAGTCAAATGGAATATTTGAATGGAACG ATATACGGTTGGGATCATGATGGAAATCATTTATCATACGATATTAAACTATatacaaatgaatattgtatAACTCTGATATCTAACTCTAATTTGACAAACCGAGATGAATTGGAAAATGAGATGATGAAGCTTGGACGTTTCTGTACCGACA GGTCTCTCCCGGATACTTTCTATGGCACTTCTGTTATACACTACAATGCAACAGGAGATGTTTACAGCTTTGTTGGTATTCTGATTGGCATTTATGATTCAATTAGTGTTTTTCAAGGAGTGATCGATTTGGATGCTACATTTGCAGTTCTTGACTATTACAATAGTTTTATGGCTCTAATTGCACTAACCCGGAACCATGGTAGTATCTACTGA